A genomic segment from Agrobacterium vitis encodes:
- a CDS encoding heme lyase CcmF/NrfE family subunit, with product MIIEIGHYALVLALAAALLLSVLPMLGARRGDTAMMQTAVTGTYALFALVLFAFGVLAYAYLVSDFSLLNAYQNSHSLMPAIYRFSAVWGNHEGSMMLWLLILTLFSALVALFGTNLPDRLKANVLGVQAWISTAFILFILITSNPFIRLNPAPAEGQDLNPVLQDPGLAIHPPLLYLGYVGFSVCFSFAIAALIDGRIDAAWARWVRPWTLAAWTFLTAGIAMGSYWAYYELGWGGWWFWDPVENASFMPWLAGTALLHSALVMEKRDALKIWTVLLAILTFSLSLLGTFLVRSGVLTSVHAFATDPSRGIFILAILILFIGGALFLFMLRAPHLKAGGLFQPISREGALVLNNLILTVSTATVLIGTLYPLLLETLTGEKISVGAPFFNLTFGLLMIPLLVAVPFGPMLAWKRGDLLGALQRLYLAAVLAFLAGLVFYYLQNGGPILSVLGLAAGFFLMFGALADLAFRSAFGKQNASVAFRRLIGLPRSAFGTAFAHFGLGVTVLGIVAVTTFESEMVVEMKPGQTVEAGGFSLTYDGLRSAKGPNYTEDRGHFTIRRGGVSEGDVWSSKRLYTARRMPTTEAGIRSFGFSQLYVSLGDAMADGGMVVRIWWKPWILCIWGGALVMMIGGFVSLSDRRLRVGAPNRKAKAAAVNGTLKGLEAAE from the coding sequence ATGATCATTGAGATCGGCCATTACGCGCTGGTGCTGGCGCTGGCCGCCGCACTCTTGCTTTCGGTCCTGCCGATGCTGGGCGCCCGCAGGGGCGATACCGCCATGATGCAGACCGCAGTCACCGGCACCTATGCGCTGTTTGCGCTGGTGCTGTTTGCGTTCGGGGTGCTGGCTTATGCCTATCTGGTCTCGGATTTCTCGCTGCTGAATGCCTATCAGAATTCCCATTCGCTGATGCCCGCCATCTATCGCTTCTCGGCGGTCTGGGGCAATCACGAGGGATCGATGATGCTGTGGCTGTTGATCCTGACGCTGTTTTCGGCCCTGGTGGCGCTGTTCGGCACCAATCTGCCCGACAGGTTGAAAGCCAATGTACTCGGCGTTCAGGCCTGGATTTCCACGGCCTTTATTCTGTTCATTTTGATCACCTCCAATCCGTTCATTCGCCTCAATCCGGCGCCTGCCGAGGGGCAGGACTTGAACCCGGTCCTGCAGGACCCCGGCCTCGCCATCCATCCGCCGCTGCTTTATCTCGGCTATGTCGGGTTTTCCGTCTGTTTTTCCTTTGCCATCGCCGCTCTGATCGACGGGCGGATCGATGCCGCCTGGGCGCGCTGGGTCCGGCCCTGGACGCTGGCGGCTTGGACCTTCCTGACGGCGGGCATCGCCATGGGCTCCTACTGGGCCTATTACGAGCTTGGCTGGGGCGGCTGGTGGTTCTGGGACCCGGTCGAAAACGCCTCCTTCATGCCCTGGCTGGCAGGCACTGCGCTGTTGCATTCGGCGCTGGTGATGGAAAAGCGCGATGCGCTGAAAATCTGGACGGTGCTGCTCGCCATCCTGACCTTCTCGCTGTCGCTGCTCGGCACATTCCTGGTGCGCTCCGGCGTGCTGACCTCGGTGCATGCCTTTGCCACCGATCCCAGCCGCGGGATTTTCATTCTCGCCATCCTCATCCTGTTCATTGGCGGCGCGCTGTTCCTGTTCATGCTGCGGGCTCCGCATTTGAAGGCGGGCGGGCTGTTCCAGCCGATCTCGCGCGAAGGCGCGCTGGTGCTGAACAATCTGATCCTGACGGTGTCGACTGCGACAGTGCTGATCGGCACGCTCTATCCGCTGCTGCTGGAAACCCTGACCGGCGAGAAGATTTCGGTTGGCGCACCCTTCTTCAACCTGACCTTCGGCCTGCTGATGATCCCGCTTCTCGTCGCCGTTCCGTTCGGGCCGATGCTGGCCTGGAAGCGCGGCGATCTGCTGGGCGCGCTGCAACGGCTTTATCTGGCAGCAGTGCTGGCTTTTCTGGCCGGTCTTGTCTTCTATTACCTCCAGAATGGAGGCCCGATTCTGTCCGTGTTGGGGCTGGCCGCGGGCTTTTTCCTGATGTTCGGGGCGCTGGCCGATCTTGCTTTTCGTTCGGCTTTCGGCAAGCAGAATGCAAGCGTCGCCTTCCGCCGGTTGATCGGCCTGCCGCGCTCGGCCTTCGGCACGGCGTTTGCGCATTTTGGCCTTGGCGTCACCGTACTTGGCATTGTCGCGGTCACCACGTTTGAGAGCGAAATGGTGGTAGAGATGAAGCCCGGACAGACCGTGGAGGCCGGGGGCTTTTCCCTGACCTATGACGGGCTGCGCTCCGCCAAGGGACCGAATTATACCGAGGATCGTGGCCATTTCACCATCCGGCGCGGCGGGGTTTCTGAGGGCGACGTCTGGTCATCGAAACGGCTTTATACGGCAAGACGCATGCCGACCACCGAGGCGGGTATCCGCAGCTTTGGCTTTAGCCAGCTTTACGTTTCGCTCGGCGATGCCATGGCCGACGGCGGCATGGTGGTGCGGATCTGGTGGAAACCGTGGATTCTCTGCATCTGGGGCGGGGCGCTGGTGATGATGATCGGCGGCTTCGTTTCGCTTTCCGACCGGCGTCTGCGCGTCGGTGCTCCAAACCGCAAGGCAAAGGCAGCGGCGGTCAATGGTACCCTCAAGGGTCTGGAGGCGGCGGAATGA
- the ccmI gene encoding c-type cytochrome biogenesis protein CcmI, whose amino-acid sequence MLFWVEIAVLTFAVAAAFLLPLTRAQQRGERETRDGAMAVYRDQLQELERDRAGGLISAEQVDYARAEIARRLLAADRGDETGQAAKNAPRKTSRNGLAQAFVVLLVPAVGLGLYLALGSPGLPSQPLQARLENPGNDMSLLIAQAERHLMQKPDDGAGWDVLAPIYLQQNRMGEAELAFRNAIRLKGASPERLNGLGEALIAQSDGVVTDAARDLFSQSVALNRDNPRAAYYLALALEQSGKRNEALAAFKVIAAQSPPNAPWQPLVARHIARNDPQAAATAAPLGSPDAAAVAAAQGLPDGDRQAMIKGMVESLDAKLKTDPNNFEGWVRLVRSYTVLKDNQRALEALKTGLKTFPAEGEQGKQLIAMAQQLGLPVEEALK is encoded by the coding sequence ATGCTGTTCTGGGTTGAAATTGCTGTTCTAACCTTTGCCGTTGCGGCAGCCTTTCTGTTGCCGTTGACGCGGGCGCAGCAGCGTGGTGAGCGCGAGACCCGTGATGGTGCGATGGCCGTCTATCGCGATCAATTGCAGGAACTCGAGCGTGACCGGGCGGGCGGGCTGATTTCCGCCGAGCAGGTGGATTATGCCCGCGCCGAGATTGCCCGCCGCCTTCTGGCCGCCGATAGGGGCGATGAAACAGGTCAGGCAGCCAAAAACGCGCCTCGCAAAACCTCGCGTAACGGTCTGGCGCAGGCCTTCGTCGTTCTGCTGGTACCTGCGGTCGGCCTTGGGCTTTATCTGGCCCTCGGCAGCCCCGGCCTCCCGTCGCAGCCTCTACAGGCCCGGCTGGAAAATCCCGGCAACGACATGAGCCTGCTGATTGCCCAGGCCGAACGCCATCTGATGCAAAAGCCTGACGATGGCGCGGGTTGGGATGTGCTGGCCCCGATCTATCTGCAACAAAACCGCATGGGCGAGGCGGAACTGGCCTTTCGCAATGCCATCCGGCTGAAGGGCGCCAGCCCCGAGCGGCTCAACGGGCTTGGCGAAGCGCTGATTGCCCAGAGCGACGGCGTGGTGACGGATGCTGCCCGCGATCTGTTTTCACAATCCGTGGCGCTGAACCGCGACAATCCGCGCGCTGCCTATTATCTGGCGCTGGCGCTGGAACAGTCCGGCAAGCGCAACGAGGCGCTGGCCGCCTTCAAGGTGATTGCGGCCCAATCCCCGCCCAATGCCCCGTGGCAACCGCTGGTCGCCCGTCATATTGCCCGCAATGATCCTCAGGCTGCTGCAACGGCGGCGCCCCTCGGAAGTCCCGATGCCGCCGCTGTGGCCGCGGCCCAGGGCTTGCCGGACGGCGACCGTCAGGCGATGATCAAGGGCATGGTTGAAAGCCTGGATGCCAAGCTGAAAACCGATCCGAACAATTTCGAAGGCTGGGTGCGGCTGGTGCGCTCCTATACGGTGTTGAAGGACAATCAGCGAGCGCTCGAAGCCTTGAAAACCGGGTTGAAGACCTTCCCAGCCGAGGGGGAGCAAGGCAAGCAGCTGATTGCCATGGCGCAGCAATTGGGATTGCCGGTTGAGGAGGCGCTGAAATGA
- a CDS encoding DUF2460 domain-containing protein: MTEAFHEVRFPLRVSLSTSGGPVRRTDIVNLSNGREVRNQRWANSRRSYDAGSGVKSLADLYTILEFFEARGGQMAGFRFRDPLDANSAGPGRAISAEDQQIGIGDGVTASFQLVKTYGDAGGGWNRSIAKPVDGTVLISVDGAPVNGFVCDSTTGLVTFNQDFIPVSGAVIRAGFQFDVPVRFDTDRIEINLEAFNAGSIPSISLTEIIP; the protein is encoded by the coding sequence ATGACCGAAGCCTTTCACGAGGTGCGCTTTCCGCTGCGCGTGTCGCTTTCGACCAGCGGCGGGCCGGTGCGGCGCACGGATATTGTCAACCTGTCGAATGGGCGCGAAGTGCGCAATCAGCGCTGGGCCAATTCGCGCCGCAGCTATGACGCCGGATCGGGGGTGAAATCGCTTGCCGATCTCTATACGATACTGGAGTTTTTCGAGGCGCGGGGTGGCCAGATGGCCGGGTTCCGGTTTCGAGATCCGCTGGATGCTAATTCTGCCGGGCCGGGCCGGGCGATAAGCGCTGAAGACCAGCAGATCGGCATCGGTGATGGCGTCACAGCCAGCTTTCAACTGGTCAAGACCTATGGCGATGCCGGTGGCGGCTGGAACCGCAGTATTGCCAAGCCGGTCGATGGCACTGTGCTGATCTCGGTGGATGGTGCGCCGGTCAACGGCTTCGTCTGCGATAGCACCACCGGGCTGGTGACATTTAATCAGGATTTTATTCCTGTGTCCGGTGCCGTTATCCGGGCGGGCTTTCAATTCGACGTGCCGGTGCGTTTCGATACTGACCGGATCGAGATCAATCTCGAAGCCTTTAATGCGGGTAGCATTCCCTCCATTTCGCTGACGGAGATCATTCCATGA
- the ccmE gene encoding cytochrome c maturation protein CcmE encodes MTRKQKRLAVIAGGVGFIMAAVLLVLFAFGQSIAYFYMPSDLAKTPVGPGTRIRLGGLVAEGSVKRDTGSTVSFAVTDGTATVPVTYTGILPDLFREGQGVVTEGVFGAGGTLFDADTVLAKHDENYMPKEVADRMKKDGVWKGEGEAK; translated from the coding sequence ATGACCCGCAAACAGAAACGTCTCGCCGTCATCGCCGGAGGTGTTGGTTTCATCATGGCGGCTGTGCTGCTGGTTCTGTTCGCGTTCGGTCAGTCCATCGCCTATTTCTACATGCCCTCCGATCTCGCCAAGACGCCTGTTGGTCCTGGCACCCGCATCCGGCTGGGCGGGCTGGTGGCGGAGGGTTCGGTGAAGCGCGATACCGGCTCCACCGTCAGTTTTGCCGTGACCGATGGTACGGCCACGGTGCCGGTGACCTATACCGGCATTCTCCCGGATCTGTTTCGTGAAGGGCAGGGCGTGGTGACGGAAGGCGTGTTTGGCGCTGGCGGCACGCTGTTTGATGCCGATACGGTTCTGGCCAAGCATGACGAGAATTACATGCCGAAGGAAGTTGCCGACCGGATGAAGAAGGACGGCGTCTGGAAGGGTGAGGGAGAGGCGAAATGA
- a CDS encoding ATP-binding protein: MFRVKSLTLRVLLSATLWYIIALVTMAVVISALYRQGAERSFNDLLRAQLYNVVNSVTVGDGESLSGSPALGDLRFSQPGTGWYWLVEPLGSFNAAPLASTSLGLTNLPVPSFEESPFDQNYERFYGMTDSFGNRLRIAETEVILDESGRAARFRVSGNLKVVEDEITGFSHRLYAVLAMFGVGGLLVNAVTIIFGLKPLDRARRALERIRGGEAERIEGEFPREIEPLANEINALIDSNHRIVERARMQVGNLAHSLKTPIAVLLNEARVLDPPHGEVIKAQASAMQSQVGTYLNRARIAAQRESVLSRAEVEPVLERLVRVMRKLNPDKQFEVQLESQASGQGLVLAMESQDLEEILGNLLENAARHAQTTVTVTARIAPVGEVGLDPARRSWLEIIVEDDGPGLDPDQIGEALKRGRRLDESKPGTGLGLSIVKEITSEYQGKLGLSRGVNGGLLARLVLPALSRDGA, encoded by the coding sequence GTGTTCCGGGTCAAGTCTCTCACCCTTCGCGTCCTGCTCTCCGCCACTCTCTGGTATATAATCGCGCTGGTGACGATGGCCGTGGTGATTTCGGCGCTCTATCGGCAGGGGGCCGAGCGCTCCTTCAACGATCTGTTGCGCGCCCAGCTCTATAATGTCGTCAATTCCGTCACGGTTGGCGATGGGGAAAGCCTGTCCGGCAGTCCGGCGCTGGGCGATCTCAGGTTTTCGCAGCCCGGAACCGGCTGGTACTGGCTGGTTGAGCCGCTTGGCTCCTTTAATGCCGCGCCGCTGGCGTCCACCTCACTGGGGCTGACCAATCTGCCGGTGCCAAGCTTCGAGGAAAGCCCGTTCGACCAGAATTACGAGCGGTTTTACGGCATGACCGATAGTTTCGGCAACCGGCTGCGGATTGCCGAAACTGAAGTTATCCTCGACGAATCCGGCCGGGCGGCGCGGTTCCGGGTGTCGGGCAATCTGAAAGTGGTGGAAGACGAAATCACCGGATTTTCCCACCGGCTTTACGCCGTTCTGGCGATGTTCGGGGTTGGCGGCCTGCTGGTCAATGCCGTCACCATTATCTTCGGGCTAAAACCTCTGGATCGGGCGCGCCGGGCGCTGGAGCGGATCAGGGGCGGCGAGGCCGAGCGAATCGAGGGTGAATTCCCGCGTGAGATCGAGCCGCTGGCCAATGAAATCAACGCCCTGATCGACAGCAACCACCGTATTGTCGAGCGCGCCCGCATGCAGGTCGGCAATCTCGCCCATTCGCTGAAAACCCCGATTGCCGTGCTTCTCAACGAGGCGCGCGTCCTTGATCCACCGCATGGCGAGGTGATCAAGGCCCAGGCATCCGCCATGCAGAGCCAGGTCGGCACCTATCTCAACCGCGCCCGCATTGCTGCCCAGCGCGAATCGGTGCTGTCGCGCGCCGAGGTGGAGCCGGTTCTGGAGCGTCTGGTGCGGGTGATGCGCAAGCTTAATCCCGATAAGCAATTCGAGGTTCAACTGGAGAGCCAAGCCTCGGGGCAAGGTCTGGTTCTGGCGATGGAAAGTCAGGATCTCGAGGAAATCCTCGGCAATCTGTTGGAAAATGCTGCCCGTCACGCACAAACCACTGTGACGGTGACGGCCCGGATCGCGCCGGTCGGCGAGGTCGGGCTCGATCCCGCCCGGCGTAGCTGGCTGGAAATCATCGTTGAAGATGACGGTCCGGGTCTTGACCCCGACCAGATCGGCGAGGCGTTAAAGCGCGGTCGCCGCCTGGATGAAAGCAAGCCCGGAACTGGGCTCGGACTGTCGATTGTCAAGGAAATAACCTCGGAATATCAAGGCAAGCTTGGCCTGTCGCGCGGCGTCAATGGTGGACTGCTGGCGCGGCTGGTTCTGCCTGCCCTGTCACGGGATGGAGCATGA
- a CDS encoding DUF2163 domain-containing protein, translated as MRTIDAALARHLAGDATTLCTCWRVTRSDGLVLGFTDHDRDLTLRGTLFHAASGFSASDGEAENTLSAPTSEVAGGFSSEVITEADLIAGRYDGARIEVYRVNWQVPDQHVLLKVQDVGEVKRQTGQFTAELRSFAAKLSQDQGRTLGRRCDASLGDSRCGIDLSIEGRTVSAVLVSMSGSDRLIVSGLDSYSDDHFRYGRITVTSGAETGLTAEVETSRPGEDGTELTMWLPLEVTLSPGDALTVTIGCDKRFATCRDSFANAANFRGFPHMPGSDFAYSYVSGQTTHDGSVLFE; from the coding sequence ATGAGGACAATCGATGCCGCTTTGGCGCGCCATCTGGCGGGCGACGCCACGACGCTGTGCACCTGCTGGCGGGTGACCCGCAGCGATGGTCTGGTGCTGGGCTTTACCGATCATGACCGGGATCTGACCCTGCGCGGCACACTGTTTCATGCCGCCAGCGGCTTTTCCGCCAGCGATGGTGAGGCGGAAAACACCTTGTCGGCACCGACCTCCGAAGTTGCCGGCGGTTTTTCCAGCGAAGTGATTACCGAAGCCGATCTGATTGCCGGGCGCTATGACGGCGCGCGGATCGAGGTCTACCGTGTCAACTGGCAGGTGCCAGACCAGCATGTTCTGCTTAAGGTGCAGGATGTTGGCGAGGTCAAGCGTCAGACAGGGCAGTTTACCGCCGAATTGCGCAGCTTCGCCGCCAAGCTCTCCCAGGACCAGGGGCGCACGCTGGGCCGCCGCTGCGATGCCAGTCTGGGCGATAGTCGCTGCGGTATCGACCTGAGCATTGAGGGCCGCACCGTCAGTGCTGTTCTGGTGAGTATGAGCGGGTCCGACCGGCTCATCGTTTCGGGGCTGGATTCCTATAGCGACGACCATTTCCGCTATGGCCGGATCACTGTCACATCAGGGGCCGAGACTGGCCTGACAGCCGAGGTTGAGACCAGCCGCCCCGGAGAGGACGGCACGGAGCTGACAATGTGGCTGCCCTTGGAAGTGACATTGTCACCAGGCGACGCACTGACCGTTACCATCGGCTGCGACAAACGCTTCGCCACCTGCCGCGACAGCTTTGCCAACGCCGCCAACTTCCGGGGCTTCCCGCATATGCCCGGCAGCGATTTCGCCTATTCCTATGTCAGCGGCCAGACCACCCATGACGGGTCGGTGCTGTTTGAGTGA
- a CDS encoding Do family serine endopeptidase produces the protein MSKSFHNRSVTSRLRAGTAAGLAALMLAGAVTVTPALAAPVEVQAPQVPSFADLVSAVSPAVVSIRVKSDVQQASEDGSNFSFNGRDFDQLPDPLKRFFKEWGMPGPGGPGGPGGPKGGPHAERHGKLRPIAQGSGFFISEDGYVVTNNHVVSDGQAYTVVMNDGTEYDAKLVGKDPRTDLAVLKVDQPTKKFTYVEWAQDEKIRVGDWVVAVGNPFGLGGTVTSGIVSAFGRDIGSGPYDDYIQIDAPVNRGNSGGPDFNLSGKVVGINTAIFSPSGGSVGIAFAIPAATAKDVVAELIKHGSVQRGWLGVQIQPVTKDIAESLGLADAKGALVAEPQADSPGEKAGIKQGDVITAVNGDPVKDPRDLAKRIAAFPPNTKVDISIWRNGKPTAVKVDLGTLPAEKETASGDEDQGAPEQNAPATEQALANLGVTVQRADDGKGLTITNVDPDSDAADKGLKNGQKITSVNNQQVSSAADVKKILEQAKKDGRTKALFQVETDNGSRFIALPINQG, from the coding sequence ATGTCGAAATCCTTCCATAATCGCTCCGTTACCTCCAGGCTGCGGGCCGGTACCGCGGCAGGGCTGGCGGCCCTGATGCTGGCGGGTGCCGTGACGGTAACGCCTGCGCTGGCTGCGCCCGTCGAGGTGCAGGCGCCGCAGGTGCCAAGCTTTGCTGATCTGGTCAGTGCCGTTTCTCCCGCCGTCGTCTCCATCCGCGTCAAATCGGATGTGCAGCAGGCTTCCGAGGATGGCAGCAATTTCTCCTTCAATGGTCGTGACTTCGACCAGCTTCCCGATCCGCTGAAGCGCTTCTTCAAGGAATGGGGCATGCCAGGCCCCGGCGGTCCGGGTGGTCCAGGAGGCCCCAAGGGCGGACCGCATGCCGAGCGTCATGGCAAACTGCGTCCGATTGCCCAGGGCTCGGGCTTCTTCATCTCCGAGGACGGCTATGTCGTGACCAACAATCACGTGGTTTCCGATGGCCAGGCCTATACGGTGGTGATGAATGACGGCACCGAATATGATGCCAAGCTGGTCGGTAAGGACCCGCGCACCGATCTCGCCGTTTTGAAGGTCGATCAGCCGACCAAGAAATTCACCTATGTCGAATGGGCGCAGGACGAGAAGATCCGCGTTGGTGACTGGGTCGTGGCCGTCGGCAATCCTTTCGGTCTCGGTGGAACCGTGACCTCGGGTATCGTTTCGGCCTTTGGCCGCGATATCGGCTCCGGCCCTTATGATGATTACATCCAGATCGACGCACCGGTAAACCGGGGTAATTCGGGTGGGCCGGACTTCAACCTCAGCGGCAAGGTGGTCGGGATCAACACGGCAATCTTCTCGCCATCGGGCGGCAGCGTCGGCATCGCCTTCGCCATTCCGGCGGCCACCGCCAAGGATGTGGTTGCTGAATTGATCAAGCATGGCTCGGTGCAGCGCGGCTGGCTTGGCGTGCAGATCCAGCCCGTCACCAAGGATATAGCCGAATCGCTCGGTCTGGCCGATGCCAAGGGCGCGCTGGTGGCTGAGCCGCAGGCCGATTCGCCCGGAGAAAAGGCCGGTATCAAGCAGGGCGACGTGATTACCGCGGTGAATGGCGATCCGGTCAAGGACCCGCGTGACCTGGCCAAGCGCATTGCTGCCTTCCCGCCCAATACAAAGGTCGATATTTCGATCTGGCGCAATGGCAAGCCGACCGCCGTCAAGGTCGATCTCGGCACCTTGCCTGCTGAAAAGGAAACGGCCAGCGGCGATGAGGACCAAGGCGCGCCCGAGCAGAATGCACCGGCCACCGAGCAGGCGCTTGCCAATCTCGGGGTCACTGTCCAGCGTGCCGATGACGGCAAGGGCTTGACGATCACCAATGTCGATCCGGATTCCGACGCTGCCGACAAGGGGCTGAAGAATGGTCAGAAGATCACCTCGGTGAATAATCAGCAGGTCTCCAGCGCCGCCGATGTCAAGAAGATCCTTGAACAGGCCAAGAAGGATGGACGCACCAAGGCGCTCTTCCAGGTGGAAACCGACAATGGCAGCCGCTTCATCGCCCTGCCGATCAACCAGGGCTGA
- a CDS encoding cytochrome c-type biogenesis protein — translation MRALFAVFFGFWLLLVQSAFAVNPDEMLKDPALEARARHLSSQLRCMVCQNQSIDDSNAELARDLRLLVRERIVKGDSDDDVIRYLVSRYGEFVLLKPRLTSETLLLWGAPGLLLVIGVGAAFAYSRRRRSVAAAQPLSADEEARLKRLLEE, via the coding sequence ATGAGGGCGCTTTTTGCGGTCTTCTTCGGTTTCTGGCTGTTGCTGGTTCAATCCGCCTTTGCCGTCAATCCCGATGAAATGCTGAAAGATCCGGCCTTGGAAGCCCGCGCCCGGCACCTGTCGTCGCAATTGCGCTGCATGGTCTGCCAGAACCAATCCATCGACGACAGCAACGCTGAACTCGCCCGCGATCTGCGGCTTCTGGTGCGCGAACGGATCGTCAAGGGCGATAGCGATGACGATGTCATTCGCTATCTGGTGTCGCGCTACGGTGAATTCGTGCTGCTGAAGCCGCGATTGACCTCGGAGACCTTGCTTCTGTGGGGCGCGCCGGGCTTACTTCTGGTGATTGGCGTGGGCGCAGCCTTCGCCTACAGCCGCCGACGTAGGAGCGTGGCTGCGGCGCAGCCGTTGAGTGCGGATGAAGAGGCTCGGCTGAAGCGGCTCCTGGAGGAGTAG
- a CDS encoding response regulator transcription factor: MRILVVEDDVNLNRQLVEALQEAGYVVDQAMDGEEGHYLGDTEPYDAVILDIGLPTMDGITVLEKWRSAGRVMPVLILTARDRWSDKVSGIDAGADDYVTKPFHVEEVLARIRALIRRAAGHASSEIACGPVRLDTKSSKVTVSGKALKLTSHEFRLLSYLMHHMGEVVSRTELVEHMYDQDFDRDSNTIEVFVGRLRKKIGLDMIETVRGLGYRIKAPDSVEG; encoded by the coding sequence ATGCGCATTCTCGTCGTCGAGGACGATGTCAACCTGAACCGCCAGCTGGTCGAGGCGCTTCAGGAGGCAGGCTATGTGGTCGACCAGGCCATGGATGGCGAAGAGGGGCATTATCTCGGTGATACCGAGCCCTATGATGCCGTGATCCTCGATATCGGTCTGCCGACCATGGATGGCATTACCGTGCTGGAGAAATGGCGCTCTGCCGGGCGCGTCATGCCCGTGCTGATTCTGACGGCCCGCGACCGTTGGAGCGACAAGGTATCCGGCATCGATGCCGGTGCCGACGACTATGTCACCAAGCCTTTCCATGTCGAAGAGGTGCTGGCGCGCATCCGGGCGCTGATTCGCCGTGCCGCCGGCCATGCCTCCTCGGAAATCGCCTGCGGGCCGGTGCGGCTCGATACCAAGAGTTCCAAGGTTACGGTTTCGGGCAAGGCGCTGAAACTCACGTCCCATGAATTCCGGCTGCTGTCCTATCTCATGCATCACATGGGGGAGGTCGTGTCGCGCACCGAACTGGTCGAGCATATGTATGATCAGGATTTCGACCGCGATTCCAACACGATCGAAGTGTTTGTCGGGCGGCTGCGCAAGAAGATCGGTTTGGACATGATCGAGACCGTGCGCGGTCTCGGCTACCGGATCAAAGCGCCTGACAGTGTCGAGGGCTAG